tttatttatctatctatctatctatctatctatctatctatctatctatctatctatctatctatctatctatctatctatctatttatttatttatcagacttcaaataaataaagaaacaattaggatgtgttaatgtgtacaatattctacacatgaATTTGCATAATGTCTGTTGTCTATTGGAGACGTGTAGTCCACTTAGACAATACACAGTCATTTAGCATTTTCCATTAAATTTGTAATTCTTTGTAATTTGGGATTATCTGTTATAATATATCTCTGTTGACTGTGAATAGCATTTAAATGGCTCTTTAACGTCGTTTACGAAacgccaaaaaaataaaaacgccACGCTAAGGGCCATGTAAATAACATCAGCGACTTTGTCATGTGGATGTTAATAGAATAACCTAGGGACCAATCTGGGGCGATTTTAAAACACTAATGTGTAGATTTATTTCTATTGATAATTCACTGTTTATAACATTCACCATCAAGTATGATATCGTGCACTGCATAGTTACGTTTATAAGCCCGGAATTTACTTTTATATGTTGGCATTATCTCTTTGTTTCCATAGAGGAGTTTTTCACCAGACTAGTTGTGATATGATTTCAACGTCTCAAAATGTAAAAACTTACCCAAGTTTTTACATTTAGAAGAGACCcaataagtgaaaaaaaaatctatttaaatggGAGATAGGGGAATGTGTGTATAGATTAATGGGCTTGGGAATAAATCGACAAAATTATTTAGCTTCTAACTACTTTCGATGACTTTTGTAATTATTTCTATATGGAAATGTGACTTCATATCGGCTCTCATGAAAAGATTAATTGCAGAAACCACAAATCATGACCCAATCAAAATCACTTTAAGAACAGCATTGATTTAATGGTCAGACAATAGATAAGCTCCCGAGCCACTTGGCTCAGCCCGTTTCAGACAATGGTGGGACGCGCAAGTGAGGATAATCCGCACTAATTGGTTATCGGCGACATCAAGCTCTCACAGCGGCTGAAACCCAAACTCCCACACCTACTTGTCAAAAAAACATAAGGACCTGTTAAGCCGTGAACTTTGATGCCCATTGAGCTGTAACATGCAAACACTTATGCCGACAAGCCATCGTTTTTGAATGGATTTATTGGGCAGCAAACTACGAAATAACATTTCAACGCCTGAGGCGTTTTTGATATATCGATTGACAACTACAGCGGTAGCAATAGGAGCTAGTCGTCTCTACTCAAAAAAGTAACTCATGTCCAAGCTTACCTTGAGGCAAAAGGTTTCCATTTTGAGTATACACAGGGAGAAACTCAGGTGTGGTTAATTAAGTCAAAGTGGTGGCATTGTGCATTGTGGTACTGCGTTGTAGCGCAATCAGAATGCAACTTGTATAAAAGTTATCTATATTTGAAACTACCATAGCGAAAAGTAGCTATGTATAGCCATATTAACGAATTATAGCATGGTGTAACTTTTAGCAACAGTGTCTTTTGTTTTCTCCATTAAGCGTGCTCTGAGGCCAGTATTAATTGGGAATTTTTAGTCTGATACCTCGGGTAATAAAACATGTGGCGCGGGTCTTGAACCCAGACGaccgagtgtgtgtttgaagcaCTGACGCCATGCTCGCTGCGCGTTCATTAAACcatcacatacagtacaggcatcAAAGGCGACCAAGGTGCGATTCCTTACAAGTCATTAGCAAACCTTAAGGTGTGGactgaaataaataagtagACTTATGAGTGAGCTAATCTAACGCAGTTTGTGAGAGAAACTAAACTAGTAGACTTGGACAAATGCACTTCACTTGGCTCTCAGAGTAAACTGGACATGTAAACATtagaagtgtttttatttatttattgcttgcCTGCAGTGTTCATGTTATAAACCATAGCCAGCACTGTTATaagtgtgaaatgaaataaatcctgCACTGAAGAGTGAGTTCTACCACCATCTCCactatatctttttttttaaaataaataaaataaaataaaagcaacaaaTTGATAGACTTGTGGCATGTAGTGGAGGATTGTAAATTTGGAAGATTTTGTTTAGACTAGAGCAATGGTTCTCAAACTTTTTGCAGCCAGAGGCCCCTTTAATCCTCTTAAAATTCCAatgttttgtaaatgtattCTATCTAATCAAATATTGGGCTATTTGGCTATATAATCAGCTCAGTGCtattttattcttcatttatttttaatcatttggcaGGCACTTTTGTAAGTGACTTTGTAAGTGACAAATAGTTCTCCAATCAGgtgttcattcattattttgtaATAGCATGGATCTGATGGGTACAACTGCAACatagtttatattaatgtgcttattCTAATAATCTATCATTCTtttaacagctcatacacagggacttgtatggtgaACTCTGCACTTAATCTAAGCTTAGTTTAATGCGCAGATTAATATATGctgtttaacaaagaaaagcCTGTAATTGTgtatatggtgaagttttctgtaagatgtttgtttaaaatttaGTAAATTTGAGTGTAGTTTTCAAACAATTAACCTCATTTCTGTTACTGCTTagattaaagcagctataaacagttgatCCCTCAtcagtctttttttctttcctgaattaaaaaaaagctgcttgtaaaaaaagaagaacaaaaagtaTCAGCAATCAATTTCTAAGCATTTAATAACTTTTAAGTTTTGGTTATTGTCTATATGgggttttgcatgttttccctgaATTTGTGTGGGTTTTCTCTGGCTACTCTAGTTTTTACTCACATCTGAAGAAACATGTTGGTATGTGCATTGACTGTGCTAAACTGCTGGGTGACCTCTGATGGACTAGCATCTCATCCAAGGGGAGCTTCTTTTATTAGGTCTATTTAATGGTGATTTCTTAATTTTTAGATGCTTGTACTTCTTTTTCTTGGtacaaaatcaaattaaatgtgTCACTTGTTTAATTAGAAGTCACTATAAGACAATCAATAATTGTAATTGTAAATTGTAAAATTCTTAGAAttcccaaaagtattggaatgatAAGACCatctattttattattgctGGACACTGAATTcaaatttcagctttaatttacTTTCAAACAACTTTGACATCTGACATCAGAATATGACACCTATGGTGGCAGACCACAGAATCTTTAGATGTTCAAATTTATTGAAACAGTTTTTTGCATATATTCTGCTTGCAATAAGTTTATCTATCCAGCAACCCACTGACTTCAGCAAACTATTGCAATCTTCTTTTGTAATGTTTTTCATCCAGTCTCCCATTCAGGAGGTGAAATTCTCAACTGAGTTAAGCTCTGGTGATTGCACAGGACAATGTAAAGCCTTCCATGTTCACTCACTGCCAACATAGTGGAaacttggccagtctaaaacaTTACACTTTCGTCTCttttgttgtgttggcagtgaTTTTTCATTGTCTTGCTAAATGATGAAGTTTCTCTCAGAtagattggatgcatttctctgtaaattagCAAACAGAATGGTTCTATAGACTTTTGAACAAATGTTGCTTCTACTGTCATATGTTACATCATAAATAAAGATATTATTGTGAGCCCATTCCAGAAGCAACCAAGCAAGCCTAAATCATGACACTACCTCCACCATACTTGACCAATGAGTATGTTTCGAGCAAATCCACAGTTTGGCCTTTCCATTACTTTGGTAGaggttatttttttgtgtgtgtgtattacaatcTGGCCTTCTGATTCAATATAGGTATGGCCTAAATTAGCTTGTGAGTCTCTATTAGTCTACAATTACTCTGTTAGTCTCTATGAAAAGTTTATCATTAAAAGTTTATGAAAGTATCAAGATTGTGATACTTTCACATCTGCTTTGTGGAGGTTGTCAGTGATTTTACTGATTGCTTTTGGGATTTCATTCATAGCTCTCACAATGTTAGTGTCATTAATTGCAGTTGTTTTCATTTGCTGACCAtggtctttatttttgtttatatcaTTTAATTGGCTACACCCTGTGCttgtgtagtgattctgatttTCGGTTTTTCTCATCCTTAAAATGATTTGTGACTTCTCCCATTGACAGCTCTCTGGTACTCCTGTTGGCTTTTCATCAACAAATGCAATCTTCACAGGCAAATCCCAGGGCTCAAATCAAGAATAGATATTCAGAGCTATCAATTATGTGACCAGTCAAATTTATAGGGCACATCTGGGCAACAAGAAACACCCGCCAGTTACATTTTCCAACATTTTTGAGCAGTTTGAAAAATGTTTTAGTCCAAACAAAAGGTTTTGTTTAACAGATCTTGATAtaaatattgtgaaattaaaGCTGAATCTGATCTGATATTCATGGACTGGGGGTCCAAGATCCCTCTCCAAATATTATATTACCATAACTGTTAGAATATACAGGAAGAGTTTTGGTGCTTTTAGTTATTAAGACCAAACTTCACCTGCAATTAAATACAGGGCTCAGTGTTCGACAGAAGACTGGACTAAAGAAAACTCCTTAAGTAAAAGTCTATATTTTAAAGTTCAAAATTGAACTATTCATTTTAtacattctatctatctatctatctatctatctatctatctatctatctatctatctatctatctatctatctatctatctatctatctatctatgtttaaCAGCCATACTCCTAGTGCAAATTCAGTGTAATGCATTTTTGGTTGCATAATTCATTTCAGTCATTTGATCATGTATGAAACTGCCCATTGTTGTAATATCCACTGAAAAACATATTGTGCAGTTCATTGTAGAATGTTTTGTGCGAGGTTTTGGCAGTTGATAACAGAGCAGCAGCTTATCACTATAATGGCTATAACCCTCAGAACACCCAGTTTGTTTTCACAGCTAGGCAGGCTATATGATAACATGACTAACAAACAACTAAAATAGCAGATAATTCATAAAACAGCATTGTGTCATATCATATTCCCAATTCTTAGTACGTAAATAATTTAAGACTGAACATTACTGACACAATTAACCACATGTACTACTATGGGTTTAAAAATTAGTCACCACATACATTGCTCTGATTGTGTGttcatattttgtctttatttcatgaagatttttatttagaaaattgCTATTAATTGAATTTGTTAAAAGATCCATGTTCAAACACTATCCTATGTCGCTCTTTTTTCCTGAAGGTGACACTACCATGGTAACCATGCATCACAAGGGGCAGTAATACCCACTAAACTTAAAAAGGAAACATAAatagttaatatttaataatgtgtCATCAAAGGAGCATCTGTTGTGCTTGGCCTTCCTCTTCTCCATCAGGTTAGCGGCTTGtatctccttttctctcctgtTCAATAGCTGAGAAACAAAGTGCGTTTTGTCTGTATTAGTAAGTACACTGATACAGTCCCCATTTTCCATTTTGTTCagggaacattaacacaaagtttattataaattatataaatatatttcagaaATGTGCCAGAGCCTGTGCTGCATTGCTGATGGAGGATTTTGGCAGAAGTTGAGCTGACTCTCTACTGACACCTATCTACTGGCATGAGAGTATGTGGTTGAATGGGCTAGGATGCTGCATGCAGACTGCAGCCTTATGTTGGAGAAAGGAGGTGCttttatgaaaaagaaaacaatggaAGGAGCAGGATTAGAGGTAAATTACAAATGAGGAAGCTAATCTGTGAGAAGAGACAGGATGAATAAAGCATTGCAGCTGAAGGGTGAAAGCTAGAGCAGAGCACCCTACCACACCCCAAACCTACAGGATATACTGCATGCTGTTCTCTGGAATTTACTTACTCTCTTTGGTTGGCAGAgggttcttttcttttgtctctgtctttttcaGCTTGGTTTTGTCAAACCTGGCAATCTCTGTGAGATCTGGCTTGTCAGACATGCTAGCTGTGAATAGAGGTAGTAATTTACTGGAAAATGAAAAGCTTTGACCTTGCGTTGTATCCTTGAAGCAACTTAAAATTATAGCAACTAGTGACATACTGAAAATTAGTCTTCCTCTTATTTCTAATTTTCATAATGTTGATTGAAATTATTcaagtaataaatgaataaatgaaatggtATACCCAAAGCTAAATAAGCAGTATTGAATTCTTGCTCTCATGTGTCTTACACATTGCCTTCTCACTTATCCAACTggcactctctttcttttcttacatATAATCTATTTTTCTCCTTATATTCTGCTTTATTCACGACACCATGCACTCTTTTGCAGcacccctctctcttctctgccgCTATAGTAATCAGTTCTAGTGTTTTACATAGCAGAGTCTGTCCTCTGTGCAGAAAGCATAAAACCTGCTCGTTGCCTGACTCTCTTTCTCCTTATCTGCGTTCATTCATCTTCCTCCATCATGTCTGCCTCTCAACAAAttgcaaattaattcacatttcCTGGTCCCTAATTGTatgcttatttttctttctagGTATATTTTCACAGAAATATAAGCATGATATAAATAGAGGAGGCCTTACCGTATGGTACAAAAGGGCTGTTTCCACAAgcagggaaggagagagagtgagattgtgtgtgtgtgtgtgtgaaggaagcCTTTGCTAGTGTCTGTGCTTCTGCATCTCCACCAGGGTGTGGATTTATCCaagagacggagggagagagaaagagggagagagaaggagaatgaCTATAACTAGCCCATCCCATTCTGCTTTTCCTTCCTCGTCTACTTAATACTGATGTACCATAGGAAATAAAGTTAGGACTTTAGAGGAAATGTCAGTAGGACATATTTATTGCACAGTCCATTACAAAATACTGACAGTTTGATATTTAGGCTATGTGGACAGTGGGGAATATGATTATAATTAATGGGAgcagcagcaggaagtgtgttatGTAATTTAGTGCACCATGCTGCTGTATATTGTTCATTCATGTGCTGTGTATATGCATGCATACTGGGGGTCAGGGGTACTCATTGGATGGGGACTATGGGTGGAACTATGCCTTTAAATTGTAAACTAAGCCCAGAAAAGCTTGCAGGCTTCTTACTTAGCACAGACtctgtttatttcttctcttACCAGGACTAAATACAATGAAATTGTAATGAATCATCAGATCAAACCATGTTTATTTTTGGTTCAAAAAGCACTGGGGGATGAGGTATGCTCATGTGTGCTATGACAttatttgacaaataaaaagGCAAAATATACAAAGAAAGCACACAATTTGTGCATCTACACTATTATGACAAGCATTGAACATTAAGATCTTAGTCTGTTTGTCTGACCATATCCTCTGTATGGCCGATCTTTAAAaactaatttgtttttaaaaagttcCTGTAAATGAGCTGAAACTATTAAAAACCtggctgttattattatatattgtatatacacCAAATAAGAtataagccataacattatgaccacctgcctaatattgtcttggtcctcCTTTAGCTGCCAAGCagcctgttgaggcatggactccactagaaggtgaagatgtactgtggtatctggcaccaagatgttagcagcagatcttttaagtcttgtaagttgcaaggtggggcctacATGGATCGGATTTGTTGTCCAGCATATCCCACAGATGCTAATTGGACTGAGATatggggaatttgaaggccaaaTTAACACCTCAAACTTATTGCTttactcatcaaaccattcttcaaccatttttactttgtg
This genomic stretch from Hemibagrus wyckioides isolate EC202008001 linkage group LG08, SWU_Hwy_1.0, whole genome shotgun sequence harbors:
- the tmsb2 gene encoding thymosin beta-11 → MSDKPDLTEIARFDKTKLKKTETKEKNPLPTKETIEQERKGDTSR